GAAAGTACCACCTTATTACATCATAATTTCAAAatgatttaaaaatgatttccgaaTGATCTGATTGAGAAACTGAGatttaggtgttgtttgtttttcccATTGAAGATCTTATTTTGTCTTATGTCTGCGGGCGGGCAGACGTTTTAATTGCAGACGGTTTGTTTTTTCGAAGACATAAGACAAAAAAAGATCTTCAAAGGTCTTCCAAATAGAAGCTCTAAAATATAGCTTCTCACTTTTGAAGACATTTTGTTAAGCTACTTTATAACCTTATCCCATTCTCTTTCCTTACTACTGTACCATATCTATTCTCTTCCAATTAATCTTTCCCAGCCTACCTATCCACTACCTCCGGCGACGGCATCACTTCCGGCACCGGCACCACCTTCGGGCACAACTTTCGATTGCACTACCTCTGGCCGCACTTAACTGCTATTTTTCTTTTGCACAGCTTTTTTGAATTATTATAAGATTATTTTTGACTTTGGTAATATTCTTTTGCATTCAGAAACTTTCCTTGCGTTTAATCTGAGTGGGGAATCAAATAGCCTTGTATTGTAGGATGAAACAAAGGTAAAAAGAAAAACTCAAAGACGGGTATGGCGATCTGATAAGAGTACAAAATGTACTTCTGAATTTCATTTTCATTCACTTAAAGTTTGAGAATTTGGTCCCTACATATAAAAAGCATCCGGACATATTTGGATTGAAGTGGTGAAGAACactttcatcatttttaatagaagttAGAAATACACTAGCAATTTGTGAATAAATGGTTACTACTATTTGTGAAAAGTAGTGACTAGCATTTGTGAAAATTTAGTGATAGAACACTGTTACTTTAAAAAATAGTTTTTAGATTAAGCATTTGTGaaaatttggagattaatactGTTACACcgttaaattaaccttatttcatactatttcataatattccAGTAATGTATTATTCATTAAAACATCAAAATTACATTAATTCATATTCAGATTGACTTTCGCAGAtaaaaaaacaaacagtcttctagTTTAGGTTTGCGGACTTTAAGACCACATCTTCTTTGGCAGACATGGTTACAGACTGCAGACATTAAACATCttaaaaaaacaaacaacaccttactTTTCTTTTCCAAAAAGTGATTTTGGTCACTCCTATACATGTAGAACATATTCAAATCAAATTACACAAACTGGACCCATCTTCTAAACCTctatataaacttgcattttattcTCATGAAGTCTTCAATTGAACTCCCCTCTCAACAAAACAGAACTTTCATCAAATCTCACAAGCAACTAATCATGTCAAATGTACCTGCAATGCTCCTTTCAACTAACTTATCTCAttattattcaagaaaacttttacTTACCACTTATTCTTCATCTCAACAACTAGCTCCTCCACcatcatcatcaaccctaaatACTTCACATAACGTGGTAATGGTTCTTTCTGTCCTTTTATGTGCTTTAATATGTTCACTAGGTTTGAATTCCATCATTAGGTGTGCATTAAGATGCACAAGTTTAGTCGGCTCGGAATTCATCTCTAGCCAAGATCAAAACACGTCGGCTAGATTAGCCAATACCGGGATCAAGGAAAAGGTACTAAAGACTTTCCTAACAGTTAGATATTGGGAAGGATTAAAATTACCGGGACTAGACACAGAATGCGTAATTT
This genomic window from Rutidosis leptorrhynchoides isolate AG116_Rl617_1_P2 chromosome 2, CSIRO_AGI_Rlap_v1, whole genome shotgun sequence contains:
- the LOC139889678 gene encoding RING-H2 finger protein ATL78-like, which produces MLLSTNLSHYYSRKLLLTTYSSSQQLAPPPSSSTLNTSHNVVMVLSVLLCALICSLGLNSIIRCALRCTSLVGSEFISSQDQNTSARLANTGIKEKVLKTFLTVRYWEGLKLPGLDTECVICLGDLLTGDRIKILPKCNHGFHVRCIDKWLKSHSSCPNCRHSLLETCQKNLTGGNCSSTTSSQQPQQQGASHVINIVSLVPLQHEGVIRNYSH